A stretch of the Cellulomonas sp. WB94 genome encodes the following:
- the rimI gene encoding ribosomal protein S18-alanine N-acetyltransferase has protein sequence MTELAPGVVVRPLTRADLPVLDRFERELFGAGAWSRAALAEELEGPGRWYVGGHEVATGELVGYAGLSFDGVDAEVMTIGTTTGHQRRGVGSALLAALLGHAREVGAANVYLEVRVDNDPALRLYERAGFVRMGRRRGYYQPENVDAWTMSLALSNPPAPAAPPAPSDDDKEQIS, from the coding sequence GTGACCGAGCTGGCCCCGGGCGTCGTCGTGCGCCCGCTCACCCGCGCGGACCTGCCCGTCCTCGACCGCTTCGAACGCGAGCTCTTCGGTGCGGGCGCGTGGTCGCGCGCAGCGCTCGCGGAGGAGCTCGAAGGACCGGGGCGCTGGTACGTCGGTGGGCATGAGGTCGCGACCGGGGAGCTCGTCGGCTACGCCGGGCTGTCGTTCGACGGCGTCGACGCCGAGGTCATGACGATCGGTACGACCACCGGGCACCAGCGGCGCGGCGTCGGTTCTGCCCTGCTCGCGGCGCTCCTGGGACATGCGCGCGAGGTCGGTGCGGCCAACGTCTACCTCGAGGTCCGGGTCGACAACGACCCGGCGCTGCGGCTGTACGAGCGGGCAGGCTTCGTGCGGATGGGGCGTCGGCGCGGGTACTACCAGCCGGAGAACGTCGACGCCTGGACGATGAGCCTGGCGCTGAGCAACCCGCCCGCACCGGCAGCACCGCCCGCACCGAGCGACGACGACAAGGAGCAGATCTCGTGA
- a CDS encoding LLM class F420-dependent oxidoreductase: protein MRFGLFIPQGWRQSLTGIPPQDHWKVMHSLAKHADDGDAFESIWVYDHFHAVPEPNGEATHEAWSLINAYAASTTRVRLGQMCTCMAYRNPAYLAKVAATADIISGGRVEMGIGAGWYEQEWRAYGYGFPRAGERIAMLEEGVQIFKQLWTNGTATLDGVHYKVDGAQLSPLPLQVDGPPLWIAGGGEKKTLRIAAEHAAYTNFDGSPEGFAHKSAILRGHCDDIGRSFDEITRSANFNVVIGSTQAEVDDRIAWIEEHYSLTVPDKAPGVAEEFRKGPLVGTPEQIVEKLRELETLGMTYAITYFAEAAYDRSGIELFEREVVPAFR from the coding sequence ATGCGCTTCGGACTCTTCATCCCCCAGGGTTGGCGTCAGTCCCTCACCGGGATCCCCCCGCAGGACCACTGGAAGGTCATGCACTCGCTCGCGAAGCACGCCGACGACGGCGACGCCTTCGAGTCGATCTGGGTGTACGACCACTTCCACGCCGTGCCCGAGCCCAACGGCGAGGCCACCCATGAGGCGTGGAGCCTCATCAACGCGTACGCCGCCAGCACCACGCGCGTCCGGCTCGGCCAGATGTGCACGTGCATGGCGTACCGGAACCCCGCCTACCTGGCCAAGGTCGCCGCGACGGCCGACATCATCTCCGGCGGCCGCGTCGAGATGGGCATCGGGGCCGGCTGGTACGAGCAGGAGTGGCGCGCGTACGGCTACGGGTTCCCGCGCGCGGGCGAGCGGATCGCGATGCTCGAGGAGGGCGTCCAGATCTTCAAGCAGCTGTGGACGAACGGGACCGCGACGCTCGACGGCGTGCACTACAAGGTCGACGGCGCGCAGCTGTCCCCGCTGCCCCTGCAGGTCGACGGCCCGCCCCTGTGGATCGCCGGCGGCGGGGAGAAGAAGACCCTGCGCATCGCCGCCGAGCACGCGGCGTACACGAACTTCGACGGCTCGCCCGAGGGGTTCGCGCACAAGTCGGCGATCCTGCGCGGGCACTGCGACGACATCGGCCGCAGCTTCGACGAGATCACGCGCTCGGCCAACTTCAACGTGGTCATCGGCAGCACCCAGGCCGAGGTCGACGACCGCATCGCCTGGATCGAGGAGCACTACAGCCTCACGGTCCCGGACAAGGCGCCCGGCGTCGCCGAGGAGTTCCGCAAGGGGCCCCTCGTCGGCACCCCGGAGCAGATCGTCGAGAAGCTGCGCGAGCTCGAGACGCTCGGCATGACCTACGCGATCACGTACTTCGCCGAGGCCGCCTACGACCGCTCGGGCATCGAGCTGTTCGAGCGCGAGGTCGTCCCGGCGTTTCGCTGA
- a CDS encoding malonic semialdehyde reductase, with product MTIETTDLSELDFPTDLEAAPLSIGDDVADLLFREARTVNTFADDDVPDSAVRAAYDLVRWGPTAMNTVPLRLLLVRTPEARTRLAAHMNEGNRDRVLAAPLTIVAAADTNFHHHLPLLAPHAVGMVDRFEGDAGSRTGLARQSGLIQVGYLITGLRAAGLHVGAMGGFDAAGIDAEFFAENGWQSLLVLNVGQPAVEDATRPRAERLAFTDVARTV from the coding sequence ATGACGATCGAGACCACTGACCTGTCCGAGCTCGACTTCCCGACCGATCTCGAGGCGGCCCCGCTGTCGATCGGTGACGACGTCGCCGACCTGCTGTTCCGCGAGGCGCGCACCGTGAACACGTTCGCCGACGACGACGTGCCCGACAGCGCCGTCCGCGCGGCCTACGACCTGGTCCGGTGGGGCCCGACGGCGATGAACACCGTGCCGCTGCGCCTGCTCCTCGTCCGGACGCCCGAGGCCCGCACGCGTCTCGCCGCGCACATGAACGAGGGCAACCGTGACCGGGTCCTCGCCGCGCCCCTGACGATCGTCGCCGCCGCCGACACGAACTTCCACCACCACCTGCCGTTGCTCGCGCCGCACGCGGTCGGCATGGTCGACAGGTTCGAGGGCGACGCCGGCTCACGCACGGGCCTCGCCCGGCAGTCCGGCCTCATCCAGGTCGGCTACCTCATCACCGGGCTGCGCGCAGCCGGGCTGCACGTCGGTGCGATGGGCGGGTTCGACGCCGCGGGCATCGACGCCGAGTTCTTCGCCGAGAACGGCTGGCAGTCGCTGCTCGTCCTCAACGTCGGCCAGCCTGCGGTCGAGGACGCGACCCGCCCGCGCGCGGAGCGCCTCGCGTTCACGGACGTCGCCCGGACCGTCTGA
- a CDS encoding nucleoside/nucleotide kinase family protein → MLEDSLAVRVAALMDARPRRILGIVGAPGAGKSTLAAAVAAAFPGRCVVVPMDGFHLAQSELERLGRADRKGAPDTFDAAGYVALLRRLRAPVAEVTVYAPEYHRELHNAVAGAIGVPAEVPLVLTEGNYLLLDSHGFGPVAELLDEVWFAEQPEVQRLARLVARHEQFGKAPAAARDWAHGPDQRNAELVAATRARADVVVPVP, encoded by the coding sequence CTGCTCGAGGACTCGTTGGCCGTGCGCGTCGCCGCGCTGATGGACGCCCGCCCGCGCCGGATCCTGGGGATCGTCGGGGCGCCCGGAGCAGGCAAGTCGACGCTCGCCGCCGCGGTCGCCGCGGCCTTCCCGGGACGGTGCGTCGTGGTGCCCATGGACGGGTTCCACCTGGCCCAGAGCGAGCTCGAGCGGCTCGGCCGCGCGGATCGCAAGGGTGCCCCCGACACGTTCGACGCCGCGGGCTACGTCGCCCTGCTCCGGCGGCTGCGAGCGCCGGTCGCGGAGGTGACCGTTTACGCGCCCGAGTACCACCGTGAGCTGCACAACGCCGTCGCGGGGGCGATCGGAGTGCCCGCCGAGGTGCCGCTCGTCCTGACCGAGGGCAACTACCTGCTGCTGGACTCGCACGGGTTCGGGCCGGTCGCCGAGCTGCTCGACGAGGTGTGGTTCGCCGAGCAGCCAGAGGTGCAGCGGCTCGCCCGGCTGGTCGCCCGGCACGAGCAGTTCGGCAAGGCGCCGGCCGCCGCGCGCGACTGGGCGCACGGCCCCGACCAGCGCAACGCCGAGCTCGTGGCGGCGACGCGCGCGAGGGCCGACGTCGTCGTTCCGGTGCCGTGA
- the tsaD gene encoding tRNA (adenosine(37)-N6)-threonylcarbamoyltransferase complex transferase subunit TsaD yields the protein MTAAPLVLGIETSCDETGVALVRAHADRSELLADVVASSMDEHARFGGIIPEIASRAHLEAMIPTIERALATAGVGLADVDAIAVTAGPGLVGPLTVGASAAKALALGLGKPLFGVNHVIGHAAVDELVDGLFPERLMALVVSGGHSSLLLVDDVVTGVTELGSTLDDAAGEAFDKVGRLLGLPYPGGPHIDRLAREGDPTAIRFPRGLTAAKDQEKHAYDFSFSGLKTAVARWVEARTDVGQPIPLNDVAASFAAAVADVLTAKTIAACRRHDVRTLVIGGGFSANSQLRELAAIRCAEAGIALRIPPIRFCTDNGAMIAALGAAVVRRGLAPSSLDLPVDSSMPLETVRV from the coding sequence ATGACAGCCGCCCCGCTCGTGCTCGGGATCGAGACGTCCTGCGACGAGACCGGCGTCGCGCTCGTCCGCGCGCACGCGGACCGCAGCGAGCTGCTCGCCGACGTCGTCGCGAGCTCGATGGACGAGCACGCGCGGTTCGGCGGGATCATCCCCGAGATCGCCTCGCGCGCCCACCTCGAGGCGATGATCCCGACGATCGAGCGCGCACTGGCGACCGCGGGCGTCGGTCTCGCGGACGTCGACGCGATCGCCGTCACCGCGGGGCCCGGGCTCGTCGGACCCCTGACGGTCGGCGCCTCGGCCGCCAAGGCGCTCGCGCTAGGGCTCGGCAAGCCGCTCTTCGGGGTCAACCACGTCATCGGGCACGCCGCGGTGGACGAGCTCGTCGACGGGCTCTTCCCCGAGCGGCTGATGGCACTCGTCGTCTCGGGCGGGCACTCGAGCCTCCTGCTCGTCGACGACGTCGTCACCGGGGTCACCGAGCTCGGCTCGACGCTCGACGACGCCGCGGGGGAGGCGTTCGACAAGGTCGGACGCCTGCTCGGTCTGCCCTACCCGGGCGGCCCGCACATCGACCGGCTGGCCCGCGAGGGCGACCCCACCGCGATCCGGTTCCCGCGCGGGCTGACGGCCGCCAAGGACCAGGAGAAGCACGCGTACGACTTCTCCTTCTCCGGGCTCAAGACCGCCGTGGCTCGCTGGGTCGAGGCGCGCACGGACGTCGGGCAGCCGATCCCGCTGAACGACGTCGCGGCCTCGTTCGCGGCCGCCGTCGCCGACGTGCTGACCGCCAAGACGATCGCCGCGTGCCGACGCCACGACGTGCGCACGCTGGTGATCGGCGGGGGCTTCTCCGCCAACTCCCAGCTCCGCGAGCTCGCCGCGATCCGCTGCGCCGAGGCGGGCATCGCGCTGCGCATCCCGCCGATCCGCTTCTGCACCGACAACGGCGCGATGATCGCGGCGCTCGGGGCCGCCGTCGTGCGCCGCGGGCTCGCGCCGTCCTCGCTCGACCTGCCCGTGGACTCCTCGATGCCGCTCGAGACGGTGCGGGTCTAG
- the tsaB gene encoding tRNA (adenosine(37)-N6)-threonylcarbamoyltransferase complex dimerization subunit type 1 TsaB: protein MAVLALDTSAAVAVALTDGSGRTLAARSVQEHRRHAELLAPLIDEVLTEAGVDRTAVTAVVAGTGPAPFTGLRVGLVTARALALALGVPVHGVCSLDAIAAQAVRDLALAVGTDVLVVTDARRREVYWARYRVTGAATDPERAIELVAGPGVDHPAAVAADGVAGVVVVGRGATLYPDDLPLTAGAPLDPDPTELARLALRRLASDPGAALSTEPLYLRRPDVVPPTARKRVLG from the coding sequence GTGGCTGTTCTCGCACTCGACACCTCCGCTGCGGTCGCGGTCGCTCTCACTGACGGCTCGGGCCGGACCCTCGCAGCACGCTCCGTGCAGGAGCACCGGCGCCATGCGGAGCTGCTCGCTCCCCTGATCGACGAGGTCCTCACCGAGGCCGGCGTGGACCGGACGGCGGTCACGGCCGTCGTCGCCGGCACCGGTCCCGCGCCGTTCACCGGGCTGCGCGTCGGGCTCGTCACCGCGCGAGCGCTCGCTCTGGCCCTGGGCGTGCCGGTGCACGGCGTCTGCAGCCTCGACGCGATCGCGGCGCAGGCCGTGCGTGACCTGGCGCTCGCGGTCGGGACCGACGTGCTGGTCGTGACCGACGCGCGCCGCCGCGAGGTGTACTGGGCCCGGTACCGGGTGACCGGGGCGGCGACCGATCCTGAGCGCGCGATCGAGCTCGTGGCCGGACCCGGGGTCGACCACCCGGCGGCCGTCGCGGCGGACGGTGTCGCCGGCGTCGTCGTCGTCGGCCGTGGCGCGACGCTCTACCCCGACGACCTCCCCCTGACCGCGGGCGCTCCTCTGGACCCGGACCCGACCGAGCTCGCTCGCCTCGCCCTGCGCCGGCTCGCGTCCGACCCGGGTGCGGCCCTGTCGACCGAGCCGCTGTACCTGCGTCGGCCCGACGTCGTGCCGCCGACGGCGCGCAAGCGCGTCCTCGGGTGA
- a CDS encoding tRNA (adenosine(37)-N6)-threonylcarbamoyltransferase complex ATPase subunit type 1 TsaE, whose amino-acid sequence MTASTGPDQELPAGHPSPVTVELADADATRGYGRALAAVLRAGDLVVLTGDLGAGKTTLTQGIGAGLGVRGQVASPTFIIARVHPPLPGVAATSGAAGEASTPGEAGPALVHVDAYRLGSLDEVEALDLDTSLEDSVTVVEWGEGLVESLASDRLELSIHRPRGAALVEADGGDAPEEDPAGGTRTVTVRAVGARWAGIRLPS is encoded by the coding sequence ATGACCGCGTCGACCGGGCCGGACCAGGAGCTGCCCGCCGGGCACCCCTCGCCCGTCACCGTCGAGCTCGCCGACGCCGACGCGACACGCGGGTACGGCCGTGCGCTCGCGGCGGTGCTCCGGGCGGGCGACCTCGTCGTGCTCACGGGTGACCTCGGTGCCGGCAAGACGACCCTCACGCAGGGCATCGGTGCGGGTCTCGGGGTGCGCGGGCAGGTCGCGTCGCCCACGTTCATCATCGCGCGCGTCCACCCGCCGCTGCCGGGGGTCGCAGCGACCTCGGGAGCCGCGGGGGAGGCGAGCACGCCCGGCGAGGCGGGGCCGGCCCTCGTGCACGTCGACGCGTACCGGCTCGGCTCGCTCGACGAGGTGGAGGCGCTCGACCTCGACACGAGCCTCGAGGACTCCGTCACGGTCGTCGAGTGGGGTGAGGGGCTGGTCGAGTCTCTCGCTTCGGACCGCCTCGAGCTCTCGATCCATCGTCCCCGCGGCGCGGCGCTGGTCGAGGCCGACGGAGGGGACGCACCCGAGGAGGACCCCGCGGGTGGCACGCGCACCGTCACGGTGCGCGCGGTCGGGGCCCGCTGGGCAGGGATCCGCCTGCCCTCCTGA
- a CDS encoding sulfurtransferase → MSTGDTARTAVLVEAQQLAAQIASGDVPVLLDVRWALGRSDGHAQYLAGHLPGAVYVDLETELAAPATPADGRHPLPDVAALEAAARRWGVGAGGSVVAYDAVGGMSAARAWWLLRWAGVRGVRLLDGGLADWLSAGGSLETGEVTPPAGDVVLVPGALATLDADEAAGLASAGVLLDARAGERYRGEVEPVDPRAGHIAGAVSAPTSDNRDADGRFLGAQALRDRFAALGVPGPAPVGVYCGSGVTAAHEVAALASIGVEAALYPGSWSQWSADPDRAVTTGPDPR, encoded by the coding sequence GTGAGCACCGGCGACACCGCACGGACGGCAGTCCTCGTCGAGGCACAGCAGCTCGCCGCGCAGATCGCGAGCGGGGACGTCCCGGTCCTGCTCGACGTCCGCTGGGCGCTGGGCCGGAGCGACGGCCACGCCCAGTACCTCGCGGGTCACCTGCCGGGCGCGGTGTACGTGGACCTGGAGACCGAGCTCGCTGCGCCGGCGACGCCCGCGGACGGCCGCCACCCGTTGCCGGACGTCGCCGCGCTCGAGGCGGCTGCCCGGCGCTGGGGAGTCGGAGCGGGTGGGTCGGTCGTGGCGTACGACGCGGTCGGCGGGATGTCCGCGGCGCGTGCCTGGTGGCTCCTGCGGTGGGCCGGCGTGCGGGGAGTCCGGCTGCTCGACGGCGGGCTTGCTGACTGGCTCTCCGCCGGTGGATCGCTCGAGACGGGCGAGGTGACCCCGCCCGCCGGAGACGTCGTTCTCGTCCCGGGCGCGCTCGCGACGCTCGACGCCGACGAGGCGGCCGGGCTCGCATCGGCCGGGGTGCTGCTCGACGCGCGAGCGGGGGAGCGGTACCGGGGAGAGGTCGAGCCCGTCGACCCCCGGGCGGGGCACATCGCCGGCGCGGTGTCGGCGCCGACGTCCGACAACCGCGACGCGGACGGCCGGTTCCTGGGTGCGCAGGCGCTCCGGGACCGGTTCGCCGCGCTGGGTGTGCCGGGGCCGGCGCCGGTCGGGGTGTACTGCGGGTCCGGGGTCACGGCAGCGCACGAGGTCGCGGCGCTCGCCTCGATCGGTGTCGAGGCGGCGCTGTACCCGGGTTCCTGGTCGCAGTGGTCCGCCGACCCCGACCGTGCGGTGACGACGGGGCCCGATCCGCGCTAG
- a CDS encoding bifunctional ADP-dependent NAD(P)H-hydrate dehydratase/NAD(P)H-hydrate epimerase, protein MGDVILAFASDAVRAAEEPLLAAGAPLMDRASFALAVRVAAELRARRGRVVGASVVVLVGAGNNGGDALHAGALLARRGAGVLAVATSDRVHPGGLAALRAAGGRIVSVADGGPGPRVWAGDAIADAYAADVVLDGLLGIGARGALRGPAAEVVRLLGELMADESAGGRGSGPIVVAVDVPSGIGVDAGDVPRDDDAVEGRARRGADDRGDGPDGFGAVLPADVTVTFGAAKAGLLLPPAAGLAGRLDVVDIGLDLTGARPLVARLETDDVAGLWPVPRASSHKYTRGVLGVVAGTPTYPGAAVLTVSAAVRAGAGMVRFLGSPGVTATVLAARPEVVAGDGRVQAWALGPGVDPGDSAQADRVRDGLAQALARELPAVVDAGGLALLPERLAPWVVLTPHAGELATLLSARGEDVDRAQVEAEPLRWARRVHELTHATVLLKGAVTVVVGPQGAVYAQAEAPAWLATAGAGDVLTGLLGALLAGRAEDVVADPTLVAALAAAAALVHGRAADRANPGGPVAALAVADALPATIAAVLRGDLD, encoded by the coding sequence ATGGGAGACGTGATCCTCGCCTTCGCCTCGGACGCCGTGCGCGCCGCCGAGGAGCCCCTGCTCGCAGCCGGTGCGCCGCTCATGGACCGCGCCTCGTTCGCACTCGCGGTGCGGGTCGCAGCCGAGCTGCGCGCGCGGCGGGGGCGGGTCGTCGGGGCCTCCGTCGTCGTGCTGGTCGGTGCCGGGAACAACGGCGGCGACGCCCTGCATGCCGGTGCGCTGCTCGCGCGTCGCGGTGCCGGCGTCCTGGCCGTCGCGACGTCGGACCGCGTGCACCCCGGTGGGCTCGCCGCGTTGCGCGCGGCCGGGGGGCGGATCGTGTCGGTGGCCGACGGCGGCCCGGGCCCCCGCGTGTGGGCGGGCGACGCGATCGCGGACGCGTACGCCGCTGACGTCGTCCTCGACGGGCTGCTGGGCATCGGGGCCCGCGGGGCGCTGCGGGGGCCCGCGGCGGAGGTCGTGCGGCTGCTCGGGGAGCTGATGGCGGACGAGAGCGCAGGTGGGCGGGGTTCCGGACCGATCGTCGTCGCGGTCGACGTGCCCAGCGGGATCGGTGTCGACGCCGGCGACGTGCCGCGGGACGACGACGCCGTGGAGGGTCGCGCCCGCCGTGGCGCCGACGATCGCGGCGACGGGCCGGACGGGTTCGGTGCGGTGCTGCCCGCGGACGTCACGGTGACGTTCGGTGCGGCCAAGGCCGGCCTGCTGCTGCCGCCCGCCGCCGGGCTCGCCGGACGCCTCGACGTGGTCGACATCGGGCTGGACCTCACGGGCGCGCGCCCGCTGGTGGCACGGCTGGAGACGGACGACGTCGCCGGGCTGTGGCCTGTACCGAGGGCGAGCTCGCACAAGTACACGCGAGGGGTCCTGGGCGTGGTCGCGGGCACGCCCACCTATCCCGGCGCGGCGGTCCTGACGGTCAGTGCGGCGGTCCGGGCAGGCGCCGGCATGGTCAGGTTCCTGGGCTCGCCGGGCGTCACGGCCACGGTCCTCGCAGCACGGCCTGAGGTCGTCGCGGGCGACGGGCGGGTGCAGGCCTGGGCCCTCGGGCCAGGCGTCGACCCGGGCGACAGCGCGCAGGCGGACCGGGTCCGGGACGGCCTCGCGCAGGCGCTCGCCCGTGAGCTGCCCGCCGTCGTCGACGCCGGAGGTCTCGCGCTCCTTCCGGAACGCCTCGCGCCATGGGTCGTCCTCACGCCGCACGCGGGCGAGCTCGCGACGCTGCTGAGTGCGCGCGGCGAGGACGTCGACCGCGCCCAGGTCGAGGCCGAGCCGCTGCGCTGGGCGCGTCGCGTGCACGAGCTCACGCACGCGACGGTGCTGCTCAAGGGCGCGGTGACCGTCGTCGTCGGACCGCAGGGTGCCGTGTACGCCCAGGCGGAGGCTCCCGCGTGGCTCGCGACGGCCGGTGCGGGCGACGTGCTCACGGGACTGCTCGGAGCCCTCCTGGCCGGCCGTGCGGAGGACGTCGTCGCCGACCCGACGCTCGTGGCGGCGCTCGCAGCGGCGGCCGCGCTCGTGCACGGGCGCGCGGCCGACCGCGCGAACCCTGGCGGTCCGGTCGCGGCGCTCGCGGTCGCGGACGCCCTGCCCGCCACGATCGCGGCCGTCCTGCGCGGCGACCTCGACTGA
- a CDS encoding holo-ACP synthase encodes MIVGVGIDVVDVARFLATLERAPRLRTRLFTADERDLPPASLAARFAAKEAIAKSLGAPAGMSWQDATVHRVSGGQAVVETRGTVAARAAELGVTRFHLSISHDAGIASAVVVAESD; translated from the coding sequence GTGATCGTCGGCGTCGGCATCGACGTCGTGGACGTCGCGCGCTTCCTCGCGACGCTCGAGCGCGCGCCGCGGCTGCGGACGCGCCTGTTCACCGCGGACGAGCGTGACCTTCCGCCCGCGTCGCTCGCCGCGAGGTTCGCCGCGAAGGAGGCCATCGCGAAGTCCCTGGGCGCGCCGGCGGGCATGAGCTGGCAGGACGCGACGGTGCACCGCGTGTCGGGCGGTCAGGCGGTCGTCGAGACGCGAGGCACGGTCGCGGCGCGCGCGGCCGAGCTCGGGGTCACCCGGTTCCACCTGTCGATCTCGCACGACGCCGGCATCGCGTCGGCGGTCGTCGTCGCCGAGAGCGACTGA
- the alr gene encoding alanine racemase, with amino-acid sequence MSNFPARAVVDLAAIRGNVRALAAHAPTAQVMAVVKADAYGHGLVPAARAALEGGATWLGTAQIGEALALRAAGFDARVLTWLYAPGAPLEQAVAADIDVSVAAPWALEEVADGARRAGRTARVHVKVDTGLGRNGVTPDRLEALLDAALRLQAEGVLDVVGIWSHFAFADEPSHPTVLAQAEVFAGAVALAESLGARLEVRHLANSAATLTNPAVHYDLVRPGIAVYGLSPVPQLGGPADFGLVPAMTLEAELATVKTVGGGQGVSYAHAYVTPGATTLGVVPLGYADGIPRHASGSAGQLGAPVQVGGRRLGVAGRVCMDQFVLDLGPGAREVAGDRVELFGTGADGGPTAEDWAEAAGTISYEIVTRLGSRVPRVHVDSETPATDDDVATPTAAIGAVGR; translated from the coding sequence GTGAGCAACTTCCCCGCGCGTGCCGTCGTCGACCTGGCCGCGATCCGCGGCAACGTCCGGGCCCTCGCGGCGCACGCACCGACCGCCCAGGTGATGGCCGTCGTCAAGGCCGACGCCTACGGGCACGGCCTCGTCCCCGCGGCGCGCGCTGCCCTCGAGGGTGGCGCCACCTGGCTCGGCACGGCGCAGATCGGCGAGGCGCTCGCGCTGCGGGCCGCCGGGTTCGACGCTCGCGTGCTCACCTGGCTGTACGCACCGGGCGCCCCCCTCGAGCAGGCCGTCGCCGCGGACATCGACGTGTCCGTCGCGGCGCCCTGGGCGCTCGAGGAGGTCGCCGACGGTGCCCGCCGCGCCGGGCGCACCGCCCGCGTGCACGTCAAGGTCGACACCGGGCTCGGTCGCAACGGCGTCACCCCCGACCGGCTCGAGGCGCTGCTCGACGCTGCCCTGCGCCTGCAGGCCGAGGGGGTCCTCGACGTTGTCGGGATCTGGTCGCACTTCGCCTTCGCCGACGAGCCGAGCCACCCGACCGTGCTCGCCCAGGCCGAGGTGTTCGCCGGCGCCGTCGCGCTCGCAGAGTCCCTGGGCGCGCGCCTCGAGGTCCGGCACCTCGCCAACTCGGCGGCGACGCTCACCAACCCCGCCGTCCACTACGACCTCGTGCGACCCGGCATCGCCGTCTACGGCCTGTCGCCCGTCCCGCAGCTCGGCGGGCCGGCGGACTTCGGTCTCGTGCCCGCGATGACGCTCGAGGCCGAGCTCGCGACGGTCAAGACGGTGGGCGGCGGCCAGGGCGTGTCCTACGCGCACGCCTACGTGACGCCCGGCGCGACGACGCTCGGCGTCGTGCCGCTCGGATATGCCGACGGGATCCCGCGGCACGCGTCGGGGTCAGCCGGCCAGCTGGGCGCGCCTGTCCAGGTCGGCGGGCGGCGGCTCGGGGTCGCCGGTCGCGTGTGCATGGACCAGTTCGTGCTCGACCTCGGTCCCGGGGCGCGCGAGGTCGCGGGCGACCGTGTGGAGCTGTTCGGCACCGGGGCCGACGGCGGGCCGACCGCCGAGGACTGGGCGGAGGCGGCCGGCACCATCAGCTACGAGATCGTCACGCGGCTCGGGTCGCGGGTGCCGCGCGTCCACGTGGACAGCGAGACGCCGGCCACGGACGACGACGTGGCCACGCCGACCGCGGCGATCGGGGCGGTCGGCCGATGA